The Saccharothrix variisporea genome has a segment encoding these proteins:
- a CDS encoding sigma-70 family RNA polymerase sigma factor: MDDTTFLAQRFDADRGHLRAVAYRMLGSMSEAEDAVQEAWLRLQRSDASEIGNLGGWLTTVVSRVCLDMLRSRTSRREDPLEEFGPEPATDDDPEHEAVVADSVGLALLVVLETLTPAERLAFVLHDLFGVAFEEIAPIVGRTPTAARQLASRARRRVRTGAPVPDDLTRQREVVGAFMAAARDGDFDALLAVLDPDVVLRVDFGALKPERPAVLHGAEAVARQAIMFSSIERQGRQVLVDGGLAVLSAENGVPKSLLGMTVSGGRIVAIHIVADPDKVRDLELTELEEVTEG; encoded by the coding sequence GTGGACGACACCACATTCCTGGCGCAGCGCTTCGACGCCGACCGGGGCCACCTGCGCGCGGTGGCCTACCGGATGCTGGGTTCGATGAGCGAGGCCGAGGACGCCGTGCAGGAGGCGTGGCTGCGGTTGCAGCGGTCGGACGCGTCCGAGATCGGCAACCTGGGCGGCTGGCTGACCACGGTGGTGAGCCGGGTGTGCCTGGACATGCTGCGCTCGCGCACGTCCCGCCGCGAGGACCCGCTGGAGGAGTTCGGGCCCGAGCCCGCCACCGACGACGACCCGGAGCACGAGGCCGTGGTCGCCGACTCGGTGGGGTTGGCGCTGCTGGTGGTGCTGGAGACGCTGACGCCGGCGGAGCGGCTGGCGTTCGTGCTGCACGACCTGTTCGGGGTGGCGTTCGAGGAGATCGCGCCGATCGTCGGGCGCACCCCGACCGCCGCGCGCCAGCTCGCGAGCCGGGCGCGGCGGCGGGTGCGCACGGGCGCGCCGGTGCCCGACGACCTGACCCGCCAGCGCGAGGTGGTGGGCGCGTTCATGGCCGCCGCGCGCGATGGCGACTTCGACGCGCTGCTGGCCGTGCTGGACCCCGACGTGGTGCTGCGGGTCGACTTCGGCGCGCTCAAGCCCGAGCGGCCGGCCGTCCTGCACGGCGCGGAGGCGGTGGCGCGCCAGGCGATCATGTTCAGCTCGATCGAGCGCCAGGGCCGTCAGGTGCTGGTCGACGGCGGCCTGGCGGTGCTGTCCGCGGAGAACGGCGTGCCGAAGTCGCTGCTGGGCATGACGGTGTCGGGCGGCCGGATCGTGGCGATCCACATCGTGGCCGACCCGGACAAGGTGCGCGACCTGGAGCTGACCGAGTTGGAGGAGGTCACCGAGGGCTGA
- a CDS encoding FAD-binding protein, with protein MTTNWAGSFTFTADRVESPTSVDDLRRLVSSGTRAHVLGAGHSFSRVADTTGTLIRLDALPEVFELTGDTVRVGGGTRLAGLAERLHAKGVALPAMPSLPHVTIAGAVATGTHGSGDGVGTLADLVRSVDLVTAAGDLVTYRRGDADFDGVVVSLGALGVVVALELAVVPTFDVEQRVVADVPLDVLVERFDDVFSAAYSVSAFTTWDGTARIWVKRRTGDAPADLSFTGGHDATTPLHPVPGQPAHHCTAQLGEPGPWHERLPHFRADFTPSVGRELQSEYFVAREHASHALTAIDDLRLGDLLLTSEIRTIAADRQWLSPTHERDSVALHFTWRQDDAAVRAELARIEAALAPWRPRAHWGKLSTHPGAYPGLPRFARLRESLDPTGTFGNAALDAWLSPR; from the coding sequence GTGACCACGAACTGGGCGGGCAGCTTCACCTTCACCGCCGACCGCGTCGAATCCCCGACCTCCGTCGACGACCTGCGCCGACTGGTGTCCTCCGGCACCCGGGCCCACGTGCTGGGCGCGGGCCACTCGTTCAGCCGCGTCGCCGACACCACCGGCACCCTGATCCGCCTGGACGCGCTGCCGGAGGTCTTCGAGCTCACCGGCGACACCGTGCGCGTCGGCGGCGGCACCCGGCTGGCGGGCCTGGCCGAGCGGCTGCACGCCAAGGGGGTCGCGCTGCCCGCCATGCCGTCGTTGCCGCACGTCACGATCGCCGGCGCGGTCGCGACCGGCACCCACGGCTCCGGTGACGGCGTCGGCACGCTGGCCGACCTGGTGCGCTCGGTGGACCTGGTGACCGCGGCCGGCGACCTGGTCACCTACCGCCGCGGGGACGCCGACTTCGACGGCGTGGTGGTGTCCCTCGGCGCGCTCGGCGTGGTCGTGGCGCTGGAGCTGGCCGTGGTGCCGACCTTCGACGTCGAGCAGCGGGTGGTCGCCGACGTGCCGCTGGACGTGCTGGTCGAGCGGTTCGACGACGTGTTCTCCGCCGCCTACAGCGTCAGCGCGTTCACCACCTGGGACGGCACCGCCCGGATCTGGGTCAAGCGGCGCACCGGCGACGCGCCCGCCGACCTGTCCTTCACCGGCGGCCACGACGCCACCACCCCGCTGCACCCGGTGCCGGGCCAGCCCGCCCACCACTGCACCGCCCAGCTGGGCGAACCCGGACCGTGGCACGAGCGGCTCCCGCACTTCCGCGCCGACTTCACCCCCAGCGTGGGCCGGGAGCTCCAGTCCGAGTACTTCGTGGCCCGCGAGCACGCCAGCCACGCGCTGACCGCGATCGACGACCTGCGCCTGGGCGACTTGCTGCTGACCTCCGAGATCCGGACCATCGCCGCCGACCGCCAGTGGCTCAGCCCCACCCACGAGCGCGACAGCGTCGCCCTGCACTTCACCTGGCGCCAGGACGACGCCGCCGTGCGCGCCGAGCTGGCCCGCATCGAGGCCGCCCTGGCGCCGTGGCGGCCCAGGGCGCACTGGGGCAAGCTGTCCACCCACCCCGGCGCGTACCCCGGGCTGCCCCGCTTCGCCCGCCTGCGCGAGTCCCTCGACCCGACCGGCACGTTCGGCAACGCCGCCCTGGACGCCTGGCTCAGCCCTCGGTGA
- a CDS encoding DUF6098 family protein produces MRTLATLDEVVAVLEEHGDHLFVRWSKGPDADEGRSSRDGLTGVRLPGLSANPLAVEPWWGDRSLRLWVARRLHDYRHLAHKRGPGVRPWVLIGKEAGRGPDNEPLVECREPLAWIGEDALAECEDLVAAHAREWGPLDREGEGGSGR; encoded by the coding sequence ATGCGCACGCTGGCCACGTTGGACGAGGTGGTCGCCGTCCTGGAGGAGCACGGTGACCACCTGTTCGTGCGCTGGTCGAAGGGGCCGGACGCGGACGAGGGCCGCAGCAGCCGCGACGGGCTGACCGGCGTGCGCCTGCCCGGCCTCTCGGCCAACCCGCTGGCCGTCGAACCGTGGTGGGGCGACCGGTCGCTGCGGCTGTGGGTGGCCCGCCGCCTGCACGACTACCGCCACCTCGCCCACAAGCGGGGGCCGGGCGTGCGGCCGTGGGTGCTGATCGGCAAGGAGGCCGGGCGCGGCCCGGACAACGAGCCGCTGGTGGAGTGCCGGGAGCCGCTGGCGTGGATCGGCGAGGACGCCCTGGCCGAGTGCGAGGACCTGGTCGCCGCGCACGCGCGGGAGTGGGGTCCGCTGGACCGGGAGGGCGAGGGCGGGTCGGGCAGGTGA
- a CDS encoding FAD-dependent oxidoreductase, whose product MAHDTVTARHSLWAQDLDGFPPAGDGHFDVVVIGGGITGVTTALRLKEAGVSVAVVEAGHVGGGVSGNNTAKVTALQSTVYSTIADKHGLSAAADYAAASAAGVAEVARRAVDCDLRRAPAYTFALSPDELPTVDHEALTASRAGLPVDRDRGEGMGVPFEVFGAVRLDDQLALHPVKYVTGLARRIPGDGSAVYAHSRVTRVDEGSPCRVVTATGTLTADRVVVATHYPFLDRGLYFSRLEPNRSYCVAVRLKSGAPPTGMAISAGSPSWSLSAYGELLIVCGRSHTTGDAPGDPYGELEAFARRHWDVESVTHRWSAQDPSAYDKLPMIGSYTPGSSRLYVATGFMKWGLSTGTFAAMILSDLVLGRDNPWAERFSPHRMSWGSLPSLVSINARAATSFVGDRLKTSDTRSVRDVPVGTARVVGDTGVYRDEAGDVHAVSLRCTHLGCRVRFNDAERTWDCPCHGSRFDVDGEVLEGPATKPLERRDRPE is encoded by the coding sequence ATGGCGCATGACACGGTGACGGCCCGCCACTCGCTGTGGGCGCAGGACCTGGACGGGTTCCCTCCAGCGGGTGACGGGCACTTCGACGTGGTGGTGATCGGCGGCGGGATCACCGGCGTGACGACCGCGCTGCGGCTGAAGGAGGCGGGCGTGTCGGTGGCCGTGGTCGAGGCCGGTCACGTGGGTGGCGGGGTGAGCGGCAACAACACCGCCAAGGTGACGGCCCTGCAGTCCACGGTGTACTCGACCATCGCCGACAAGCACGGCCTGTCCGCCGCCGCCGACTACGCCGCCGCCAGTGCCGCGGGTGTGGCGGAGGTGGCCCGCCGGGCGGTGGACTGCGACCTGCGGCGCGCGCCCGCCTACACGTTCGCGCTGAGCCCGGACGAGCTGCCCACTGTGGACCACGAGGCGCTGACCGCGTCCCGGGCCGGGCTGCCGGTGGACCGCGACCGGGGCGAGGGCATGGGGGTGCCGTTCGAGGTCTTCGGGGCGGTGCGGCTGGACGACCAGCTCGCGCTGCACCCGGTGAAGTACGTGACCGGTCTGGCGCGGCGCATCCCCGGTGACGGGAGCGCGGTGTACGCGCACAGCCGGGTGACGCGGGTGGACGAGGGTTCACCGTGCCGGGTGGTCACGGCGACGGGGACGCTGACCGCGGACCGGGTGGTGGTGGCGACGCACTACCCGTTCCTGGACCGCGGGCTGTACTTCTCGCGGCTGGAGCCGAACCGGTCCTACTGCGTGGCCGTGCGGCTGAAGTCCGGTGCGCCGCCCACCGGGATGGCGATCAGCGCCGGGAGTCCTTCGTGGTCGTTGTCGGCCTATGGGGAGCTGCTGATCGTGTGTGGACGTTCGCACACCACCGGTGACGCGCCCGGTGATCCCTACGGGGAGCTGGAGGCGTTCGCGCGGCGGCATTGGGACGTCGAGTCGGTGACCCACCGGTGGTCGGCGCAAGACCCCTCGGCGTATGACAAGCTGCCGATGATCGGGTCTTACACGCCGGGTTCGTCGCGCCTTTACGTGGCCACCGGGTTCATGAAGTGGGGGCTGTCGACCGGGACGTTCGCGGCGATGATCCTGTCCGACCTGGTGCTGGGTCGGGACAACCCGTGGGCGGAGCGCTTCTCGCCGCACCGCATGTCGTGGGGGTCGCTGCCGTCGCTGGTGAGCATCAACGCGCGGGCGGCGACGAGCTTCGTCGGGGACCGGCTGAAGACCTCCGACACCCGGTCGGTGCGGGACGTGCCGGTCGGGACCGCGCGGGTGGTCGGGGACACCGGGGTGTACCGGGACGAGGCCGGGGACGTGCACGCGGTGTCGCTGCGGTGCACGCACCTGGGGTGCCGGGTGCGGTTCAACGACGCCGAACGGACTTGGGACTGCCCGTGCCACGGGTCGCGCTTCGACGTGGACGGCGAGGTGCTGGAGGGGCCTGCCACGAAGCCGTTGGAGCGGCGTGACAGGCCCGAGTAG
- a CDS encoding DoxX family protein has protein sequence MTAYHIVAVVAALWIGFSGYSLFSRQQFVVEPLEQYGVPRSWWNWLALAKSAGALGLVVGLFVPVVGVAAAAGLILYFLGAAATTIRARSYKTTVFPLLYLAPAAATLVLQLGS, from the coding sequence ATGACCGCCTACCACATCGTCGCCGTCGTCGCCGCGCTCTGGATCGGCTTCTCCGGCTACTCGCTGTTCTCCCGGCAGCAGTTCGTCGTGGAGCCGCTGGAGCAGTACGGGGTGCCCCGGTCGTGGTGGAACTGGCTGGCACTGGCCAAGTCGGCCGGGGCCCTCGGGCTGGTCGTGGGCCTGTTCGTCCCGGTGGTCGGGGTCGCGGCGGCCGCGGGGCTCATCCTGTACTTCCTCGGGGCAGCGGCCACGACCATCCGGGCACGCTCGTACAAGACCACCGTGTTCCCGCTGCTGTACCTGGCCCCGGCCGCCGCGACGCTGGTGCTGCAACTGGGCAGCTAG
- a CDS encoding LysR family transcriptional regulator: MELRDIEIFLTLAQELHFGRTAERLHITPARVSQSIKQQERRIGTALFERSTRRVRLTPAGRQLQRELDTGYRQIMNGIAAVSAAARGATGTLRLGTMGPQAWMVGEIVELFRTRYPDVHVDHRDINPVTPLAQLRSGEVDVAHLWLPVHEPDLTTGPITHTSPILLMLADSHPYAGRSSLCLEDYGDLTFVSPTAPVPAAMEEAFQPFRTPAGRPIPRGPSVSSWDDQVKAVVSGQAVLAVPAEAARFYAWPNLTYVPVRDAPPVQWAFAWRTAAETPQIRAFAQAAQDHRTTS, from the coding sequence GTGGAGCTGCGGGACATCGAGATCTTCCTGACGCTGGCGCAGGAGCTGCACTTCGGGCGAACGGCGGAACGGCTGCACATCACCCCGGCCCGGGTCAGCCAGTCGATCAAGCAGCAGGAGCGGCGCATCGGCACGGCGTTGTTCGAGCGCTCCACCCGCCGGGTCCGCCTCACCCCCGCCGGCCGGCAGCTCCAGCGCGAGCTGGACACCGGGTACCGGCAGATCATGAACGGGATCGCGGCGGTGTCGGCCGCCGCCCGGGGGGCCACCGGAACGCTGCGGCTGGGCACCATGGGGCCGCAGGCGTGGATGGTCGGCGAGATCGTCGAGCTGTTCCGGACCCGCTACCCGGACGTCCACGTCGACCACCGCGACATCAACCCCGTGACGCCGTTGGCGCAGCTGCGCTCGGGCGAGGTCGACGTGGCGCACCTGTGGCTGCCCGTCCACGAACCGGACCTCACCACCGGCCCCATCACCCACACCTCGCCGATCCTGCTGATGCTCGCCGACTCCCACCCGTACGCCGGCCGCTCGTCGCTGTGCCTGGAGGACTACGGCGACCTCACCTTCGTCAGCCCCACGGCGCCGGTCCCCGCGGCGATGGAGGAGGCGTTCCAGCCCTTCCGCACCCCCGCCGGCCGCCCGATCCCGCGCGGCCCGTCCGTCTCCAGTTGGGACGACCAGGTCAAGGCGGTCGTCTCGGGGCAGGCCGTCCTCGCGGTCCCGGCGGAAGCGGCCCGCTTCTACGCGTGGCCCAACCTGACCTACGTGCCGGTCCGGGACGCCCCGCCGGTCCAGTGGGCCTTCGCCTGGCGGACCGCCGCCGAAACGCCGCAGATCCGGGCGTTCGCCCAGGCCGCGCAGGACCACCGCACGACTTCCTGA
- a CDS encoding PQQ-binding-like beta-propeller repeat protein, giving the protein MLRYVTLVGAVAAGVAPFLSGGAARSDVVDTTVIGLAVGVVAVALLACVRGARVVAVCGALVAVGACGWLLAVEVGTGLVGARVPVLAAGALCVAVGAGWSGSWRVTVVGALAAVVAAGVSAVAPLAAEAGVVRSEVSEARHFPPEEVVERPGGVQWAWQPRADVVGVVAAGHGVVVALGDGSLVALSGTDGREDWRYGRVGAHVGALVASVDRKTVVATFRTGRDTRQHLMVVLDADTGAVRFSRLVRGVLAEVDAIVPGTATVALPDGDELVGYDLGTGASRWRWGPAGGCGVLYVKAVRGRSTVFVAEECPDRISVVALDEVSGERRWEHRVPLARDGGERRDVHLLGAPDGSLVSVRVVTADVAPGAVTEAVFDAETGVVVARPGREWWVRADLGPRLLLEDEANGSVVTLDSTGAVVPLDAGTCARVADEATTATTYLRACDDNGRDVTVVTQGLDGSAVVRTPVRLDGSGSLGEVHLVPAPGAIVVARSAYGGTPAPVVGLTGRG; this is encoded by the coding sequence ATGTTGCGGTACGTGACGCTTGTCGGGGCGGTGGCGGCTGGGGTGGCGCCGTTCCTGTCCGGTGGGGCCGCCAGGTCCGATGTGGTCGATACGACGGTGATCGGGTTGGCGGTCGGGGTGGTGGCGGTGGCCTTGCTGGCCTGTGTGCGCGGCGCGCGGGTGGTCGCGGTGTGCGGGGCGTTGGTGGCGGTCGGGGCTTGTGGGTGGCTGCTGGCGGTCGAGGTCGGTACCGGGCTGGTCGGGGCTCGGGTGCCGGTGTTGGCGGCGGGGGCGTTGTGCGTGGCGGTCGGGGCGGGCTGGTCGGGGTCGTGGCGGGTGACCGTTGTGGGGGCGCTGGCGGCTGTCGTGGCGGCGGGGGTGAGCGCGGTGGCTCCGCTGGCGGCTGAGGCGGGGGTGGTGCGGTCGGAGGTGTCGGAAGCCCGGCACTTCCCACCGGAGGAGGTCGTGGAGCGGCCCGGAGGGGTGCAGTGGGCGTGGCAGCCCCGGGCCGACGTGGTCGGGGTGGTCGCGGCGGGGCACGGGGTCGTGGTGGCGCTGGGTGACGGCTCGCTGGTCGCGTTGAGCGGGACGGACGGGCGGGAGGACTGGCGGTACGGGCGGGTCGGGGCGCACGTCGGGGCGTTGGTCGCCTCGGTGGACCGCAAGACCGTGGTCGCGACCTTCCGGACCGGACGGGACACCCGGCAGCACCTGATGGTCGTGCTCGACGCCGACACCGGGGCGGTGCGGTTCTCGCGGTTGGTGCGCGGGGTGTTGGCCGAGGTGGACGCCATCGTGCCGGGCACGGCGACGGTGGCGCTGCCGGACGGTGACGAGCTGGTCGGGTACGACCTGGGGACGGGTGCGTCGCGGTGGCGGTGGGGTCCGGCGGGCGGGTGCGGGGTGCTGTACGTGAAGGCCGTCCGGGGCCGGTCGACGGTGTTCGTGGCGGAGGAGTGCCCGGACCGGATCTCGGTCGTGGCGCTGGACGAGGTGTCCGGTGAGCGGCGGTGGGAGCACCGGGTGCCGTTGGCGCGGGACGGTGGTGAGCGGCGGGACGTGCACCTGCTGGGCGCGCCGGACGGGTCGCTGGTGTCGGTGCGGGTGGTGACGGCCGATGTCGCGCCGGGTGCGGTGACCGAGGCGGTGTTCGACGCCGAGACGGGGGTCGTGGTCGCGCGTCCAGGTCGGGAGTGGTGGGTGCGGGCCGACTTGGGGCCGCGGCTCCTGTTGGAGGACGAGGCCAACGGGTCCGTGGTGACGCTCGACTCGACCGGAGCCGTGGTTCCGCTTGATGCGGGGACATGCGCTCGTGTGGCGGATGAGGCCACGACGGCGACGACCTATCTGCGGGCGTGTGACGACAACGGTCGTGACGTGACTGTGGTGACGCAAGGGTTGGACGGGTCCGCGGTGGTGCGGACGCCGGTGCGGTTGGACGGGTCGGGGTCGCTCGGGGAGGTGCACCTGGTGCCGGCGCCGGGGGCGATCGTGGTGGCCCGCAGCGCCTACGGCGGCACGCCCGCCCCGGTGGTCGGGTTGACCGGGAGGGGCTGA
- a CDS encoding carboxymuconolactone decarboxylase family protein — protein MPLDPLAGPGYHALVALSKAVDADSPLPPGLLELVRLRCSQLNGCTYCIRLHTRQALEAGERRVDLVAQHRTHPSFSRAERSALALGEAVTLVHDGHVPEDVLTAAVEDHGETGAQSLIWISLVTNAFNRLAISTRLT, from the coding sequence ATGCCCCTCGACCCGCTGGCCGGCCCCGGCTACCACGCCCTGGTCGCGCTGTCCAAGGCCGTGGACGCCGACAGCCCGCTGCCGCCCGGACTGCTGGAACTGGTCCGCCTGCGCTGCTCCCAGCTCAACGGGTGCACCTACTGCATCCGCCTGCACACCCGCCAGGCCCTGGAGGCGGGGGAGCGGCGGGTGGACCTCGTCGCCCAGCACCGCACCCACCCGTCCTTCAGCCGCGCGGAGCGCTCCGCCCTTGCCCTGGGCGAGGCCGTCACCCTGGTCCACGACGGCCACGTGCCCGAGGACGTCCTGACCGCGGCGGTCGAGGACCACGGTGAAACCGGCGCCCAAAGCCTGATCTGGATCTCGCTGGTCACCAACGCGTTCAACCGCCTGGCCATCAGCACCCGCCTGACCTGA
- a CDS encoding class I adenylate-forming enzyme family protein: protein MTWRSTTGLELTDLVPPELRRAWVAAGHCPDRDLHSLFRARVRRHPHRTAVVDERGSLDYATLDAEVRGLAGALPAFGPHDVIGIRVPNGRDAVVAELAVAAIGAVALPFAGGLADTMSLLGRARATALITDAPVPPGLSHLRSVVPPTARGPERPPEPVDPEAPARILVSSGSEAEPKMVAYSHNAFAGGRGNYLRAVHGDTAVWRDLVLVPLSSAYGSFGATITLCRFGGTLVLQRRFDAAAALQAIAAHRPTHVFGVPAMLRRMADLASTVDTSSLKAVVSSGDVLPLPTLDACRAAFGVDVIDVYGSSDGVNCHTTTPEHGVGRPDPAVTDIKVVDGEICALGPMTPLCHVAAPSPRLPGGWVRTGDQGHFDDTGTLHVERRLRRVVIRGGYTISPAEVEQALVAHPALSEVACVPVPDPDLGQRLCACVRPRHGHPPPDLRQLTTFLARDRGVTAQKLPEYLLVLPEFPVAHTGKVCLRTLTRLAAERHGGR, encoded by the coding sequence ATGACCTGGCGCTCCACCACCGGCCTGGAACTGACCGACCTCGTCCCGCCCGAGCTGCGCCGCGCGTGGGTCGCCGCCGGCCACTGCCCCGACCGCGACCTGCACTCCCTGTTCCGCGCCCGGGTCCGCCGCCACCCGCACCGCACCGCCGTCGTGGACGAGCGCGGCAGCCTCGACTACGCCACCCTCGACGCCGAGGTCCGCGGCCTCGCCGGCGCGCTGCCCGCGTTCGGCCCGCACGACGTCATCGGCATCCGCGTGCCCAACGGCCGGGACGCGGTCGTCGCGGAGCTGGCCGTGGCCGCGATCGGCGCGGTGGCACTGCCGTTCGCCGGCGGCCTCGCGGACACCATGAGCCTGCTCGGCCGCGCCCGCGCCACCGCCCTCATCACCGACGCGCCCGTGCCACCCGGCCTGTCGCACCTGCGCAGCGTCGTCCCGCCCACCGCACGCGGCCCCGAACGGCCACCCGAGCCCGTCGACCCCGAGGCGCCGGCGCGGATCCTGGTGTCGTCGGGGTCGGAGGCCGAGCCGAAGATGGTGGCCTACTCGCACAACGCGTTCGCCGGCGGGCGCGGCAACTACCTGCGCGCGGTCCACGGCGACACGGCCGTGTGGCGGGACCTCGTCCTGGTGCCGCTGTCGTCGGCGTACGGGTCGTTCGGGGCGACCATCACGCTGTGCCGGTTCGGCGGGACCCTGGTGCTGCAACGCCGTTTCGACGCCGCCGCCGCGCTCCAGGCCATCGCCGCCCACCGGCCGACCCACGTCTTCGGCGTGCCCGCCATGCTGCGCCGCATGGCCGACCTGGCGTCCACAGTGGACACTTCGTCGCTGAAGGCCGTGGTGTCCAGCGGAGATGTCCTGCCCCTGCCCACCTTGGACGCGTGCCGCGCCGCGTTCGGGGTCGACGTGATCGACGTCTACGGCTCCTCCGACGGCGTCAACTGCCACACCACCACCCCGGAACACGGCGTGGGCCGCCCCGACCCCGCCGTCACCGACATCAAGGTGGTCGACGGCGAGATCTGCGCCCTGGGCCCCATGACCCCGCTGTGCCACGTCGCCGCGCCGTCCCCGCGCCTGCCCGGCGGCTGGGTCCGCACCGGCGACCAGGGCCACTTCGACGACACCGGCACCCTGCACGTCGAACGCCGCCTGCGCCGGGTCGTCATCCGCGGCGGCTACACCATCAGCCCCGCCGAGGTCGAACAGGCACTGGTCGCGCACCCGGCCCTGTCGGAGGTGGCGTGCGTGCCCGTGCCCGACCCCGACCTGGGGCAACGCCTGTGCGCCTGCGTCCGCCCCCGCCACGGCCACCCGCCGCCCGACTTGCGCCAGCTGACCACGTTCCTGGCGCGCGACCGAGGCGTGACGGCCCAGAAGCTGCCCGAGTACCTGCTGGTCCTGCCCGAGTTCCCGGTCGCCCACACCGGCAAGGTCTGCCTGCGCACCCTCACCCGACTCGCCGCCGAACGCCACGGAGGACGTTGA
- a CDS encoding CoA transferase produces MTTAVEAVTWSGPVDLPLRGELDVQAACGLMHVHGRRFGRPTRLGLDYASITAAELADLGAVAVALARARGLALRAATTSVAQAALLTVSQYLAAASAGEPARYEPGGPPFVSGDGVAFELEALDAEVWQRFWTVLGAPADAVRRGWRPFADRFATATCPLPPDLTAATARTPIDVLENTARATGTTLVRVSDRVLDDLPAFRLADLGQAPPAADPRGFPAAGGELPLSGLLVVESCRRVQGPMAGHLLRLLGATVVRVEPPGGDPARGVPPLAGDTSARFLALNHGKATVEIDLGTVAGRLDLLDLLADADVFLHNWAPGKAAAWALRPADVARVRPGVVYAHASGWGDALGPHPPLGTDFVVQAHAGVPPSLMTVVDVFGGVVAAHGVVAGLLRRARTGRGQAVASSLLSAASRLNARARGRCAAPLTVPVCTDLSALARDPAFAAVLHRVPCPVPAAPWEFLR; encoded by the coding sequence ATGACCACCGCCGTCGAGGCCGTCACCTGGTCCGGGCCGGTGGACCTGCCCCTGCGCGGCGAACTGGACGTGCAGGCCGCGTGCGGGCTGATGCACGTCCACGGCCGCCGCTTCGGCCGCCCCACCCGCCTCGGCCTGGACTACGCCTCCATCACCGCCGCCGAGCTCGCCGACCTCGGCGCGGTCGCCGTCGCGCTGGCCCGAGCGCGGGGCCTGGCGCTGCGGGCGGCCACGACGTCGGTGGCGCAGGCCGCGCTGCTCACGGTGTCGCAGTACCTCGCCGCCGCCTCGGCCGGCGAACCCGCGCGGTACGAACCCGGCGGCCCGCCGTTCGTGTCCGGTGACGGGGTCGCGTTCGAACTGGAAGCCCTGGACGCCGAGGTCTGGCAACGCTTCTGGACGGTCCTGGGCGCGCCGGCCGACGCCGTGCGCCGGGGCTGGCGGCCGTTCGCCGACCGCTTCGCCACCGCCACCTGCCCGCTGCCGCCCGACCTCACCGCGGCCACCGCCCGCACGCCGATCGACGTGCTGGAGAACACCGCCCGCGCCACCGGGACGACCCTGGTCCGGGTGTCCGACCGGGTGCTCGACGACCTGCCCGCCTTCCGCCTCGCCGACCTCGGCCAAGCACCGCCGGCGGCCGACCCCCGCGGGTTCCCGGCCGCCGGCGGCGAGCTGCCGCTGTCGGGGCTGCTGGTCGTGGAGTCGTGCCGGCGGGTGCAGGGGCCGATGGCCGGGCACCTCCTGCGCCTGCTGGGCGCGACCGTCGTGCGCGTCGAACCACCCGGCGGTGACCCGGCTCGGGGCGTGCCACCGCTGGCCGGCGACACCTCCGCCCGGTTCCTGGCGCTCAACCACGGCAAGGCGACCGTCGAGATCGACCTGGGCACCGTCGCGGGCCGGCTGGACCTGCTCGACCTCCTCGCCGACGCCGACGTGTTCCTGCACAACTGGGCACCCGGCAAGGCGGCGGCCTGGGCGCTGCGGCCCGCCGACGTGGCCCGCGTCCGGCCCGGCGTCGTCTACGCCCACGCCTCCGGCTGGGGCGACGCCCTCGGCCCCCACCCGCCGCTGGGCACCGACTTCGTCGTCCAGGCCCACGCGGGCGTGCCGCCGTCGCTGATGACCGTGGTGGACGTGTTCGGCGGGGTGGTCGCCGCGCACGGCGTCGTCGCCGGCCTGCTGCGCCGCGCCCGCACCGGACGCGGCCAAGCCGTGGCGTCCTCGCTGCTGTCCGCCGCGTCCCGGCTCAACGCCCGCGCCCGCGGCCGGTGCGCCGCGCCGCTGACCGTGCCCGTGTGCACCGACCTGTCCGCCCTCGCCCGCGACCCGGCCTTCGCCGCCGTCCTGCACCGGGTCCCGTGCCCGGTCCCCGCCGCACCGTGGGAGTTCCTGCGATGA